From a single Ciconia boyciana chromosome 6, ASM3463844v1, whole genome shotgun sequence genomic region:
- the LMO2 gene encoding rhombotin-2 gives MGGGNPVNVIGGRRGNSAGEKASRADSLCGGSGGRSHHRHATKEQSLPMSSAIERKSLDPSEEPVDEVLQIPPSLLTCGGCQQNIGDRYFLKAIDQYWHEDCLSCDLCGCRLGEVGRRLYYKLGRKLCRRDYLRLFGQDGLCASCDKRIRAYEMTMRVKDKVYHLECFKCAACQKHFCVGDRYLLINSDIVCEQDIYEWTKINGMI, from the exons ATGGGAG GAGGAAATCCTGTGAATGTCAttggggggcggagggggaaCTCAGCTGGTGAGAAGGCTTCGAGAGCAGACAGCCTTtgcgggggcagcgggggcagaTCCCACCACAGGCACGCTACAAAGGAACAATCCCTGCCAATGTCATCGGCCATCGAGAGGAAAAGCCTCGATCCTTCCGA GGAGCCAGTGGATGAAGTCCTCCAAATTCCCCCGTCGCTGCTGACATGCGGCGGTTGCCAGCAGAACATCGGGGACCGCTATTTCCTGAAAGCCATCGATCAGTACTGGCACGAAGACTGCCTCAGCTGCGACCTGTGCGGGTGCAGGCTCGGGGAAGTGGGGAGACGGTTGTATTACAAACTGGGCAGAAAGCTCTGCAGAAGGGACTATCTCAG gCTCTTTGGCCAAGATGGCCTCTGCGCCTCCTGCGACAAGCGAATCCGGGCTTACGAGATGACCATGCGGGTGAAGGACAAAGTGTATCACCTTGAATGCTTCAAATGTGCTGCCTGccagaaacatttctgtgttgGGGACAGATACCTCCTCATCAACTCAGACATAGTATGCGAACAGGACATCTACGAGTGGACTAAGATAAATGGAATGATCTAG